Proteins co-encoded in one Carcharodon carcharias isolate sCarCar2 chromosome 7, sCarCar2.pri, whole genome shotgun sequence genomic window:
- the rpl13 gene encoding 60S ribosomal protein L13 yields MAPSRNGMILNPHFHKDWQKRVRTWFNQPARKLRRRKARLAKARRIAPRPVAGPLRPVVRCPTVRYHTKVRAGRGFSLEELKAAGINKRVARTIGIAVDHRRRNKSTESIQCNVQRLKEYRSRLIIFPRKASMPKKGDSSAEEIKVATQLTGPVMPIKNIYKREKARVISEDERNFKAFASLRMARANARLFGIRAKRAKEAAEQDVEKKK; encoded by the exons ATGGCCCCAAGTCGGAATGGAATGATTCTGAATCCTCATTTCCACAAGGACTGGCAGAAGAGAGTCCGTACTTGGTTCAACCAGCCAGCCAGAAAACTTCGCAG ACGTAAGGCACGGTTGGCTAAAGCACGCCGCATTGCTCCACGTCCAGTTGCTGGCCCCCTACGACCAGTTGTTAGGTGTCCCACTGTCAGATATCACACTAAAGTACGTGCTGGACGAGGCTTCAGCCTGGAGGAGCTAAAG GCAGCAGGCATTAACAAGAGGGTGGCACGTACTATTGGCATTGCTGTTGATCACAGACGCCGCAACAAGTCAACTGAATCTATTCAGTGTAATGTTCAGCGTCTGAAGGAATATCGCTCTAGGCTAATCATCTTCCCAAGAAAGGCTTCCATGCCGAAGAAGGGAGATTCTTCG GCCGAAGAAATTAAGGTGGCAACGCAGCTAACTGGACCTGTCATGCCAATCAAGAAT atataCAAAAGAGAGAAGGCCCGGGTGATCTCTGAGGACGAGAGAAATTTCAAGGCCTTTGCAAGCCTCCGTATGGCCCGTGCAAATGCACGTTTGTTTGGAATCCGTGCTAAGAGAGCAAAGGAAGCAGCAGAGCAGGATGTTGAGAAGAAgaagtaa